A genomic window from Fibrobacterota bacterium includes:
- a CDS encoding metallophosphoesterase, producing the protein MSVTRMVVFLLVVLSLSGLLHFQVASRWAGLLQLSGRALWTERAVFALLFLFVPASFALTRMGRPGWLAEIVSWVGYIWMGSLFLLWIGTLSGSLSGAILKLIGRLGGWDPTAWVLRAHWGFQLLAVAGVIAAVVGARLAPQIRQVEVSIKGLPKSFEGYRIAQLSDTHFSHLRGRRYAQELVDALDQIDADLVVHTGDLVDGTVDALREEVAPLAKVRTKDGKLFVRGNHEAYSGIVPWTAEVRRLGWDVLENEHRFVRRGEDSICVAGITDSHEGGAPGGIAPDAKRALSGVPTGTAIVLLAHQPRQALAAQGLGVGLLLSGHTHGGQIWPFHHLVPLQQPMRAGLGVLGDVQVFVSRGSGTWGPPLRLFAPAEIPVLVLRRS; encoded by the coding sequence ATGTCTGTCACACGCATGGTTGTCTTCTTGTTGGTGGTCCTTTCCCTCTCCGGTCTTTTGCATTTCCAAGTGGCTTCGCGCTGGGCCGGATTGTTGCAATTGTCCGGGCGCGCCTTGTGGACGGAGCGGGCGGTTTTCGCCCTGTTGTTCCTGTTCGTGCCGGCAAGCTTCGCCTTGACGCGCATGGGTCGGCCAGGGTGGCTTGCCGAGATCGTTTCGTGGGTCGGATACATTTGGATGGGGAGTTTGTTCCTGCTTTGGATCGGAACCCTTTCCGGCTCCTTGTCCGGGGCGATCCTCAAGTTGATCGGCCGTCTGGGAGGGTGGGATCCAACCGCATGGGTGCTGCGTGCGCATTGGGGATTCCAGCTTTTGGCGGTGGCGGGGGTGATCGCGGCCGTGGTCGGAGCGCGATTGGCGCCCCAGATCCGGCAGGTGGAGGTTTCGATCAAGGGCCTGCCCAAGTCCTTCGAGGGCTACCGCATCGCCCAGCTTTCCGATACCCATTTCAGTCATTTGCGTGGTCGGCGGTATGCCCAGGAGCTGGTGGACGCCTTGGACCAAATCGATGCCGATCTGGTGGTCCATACCGGGGATCTTGTCGACGGCACGGTGGATGCCTTGCGGGAAGAGGTGGCGCCGTTGGCCAAGGTGCGAACCAAGGACGGAAAATTGTTCGTGCGGGGAAACCACGAAGCGTACTCCGGCATCGTCCCCTGGACCGCCGAGGTGCGCCGCCTGGGCTGGGATGTGCTGGAAAACGAACACCGGTTCGTGCGACGCGGAGAGGACTCCATCTGTGTCGCGGGCATCACCGATTCCCATGAGGGGGGAGCTCCAGGAGGGATTGCCCCGGACGCGAAGCGGGCCTTGAGCGGCGTGCCGACTGGAACCGCCATCGTCCTTTTGGCACATCAGCCTCGACAGGCCCTTGCCGCCCAAGGTCTGGGCGTCGGGTTGCTCTTGTCCGGCCATACCCACGGTGGACAAATTTGGCCGTTCCACCACTTGGTTCCGCTGCAACAGCCCATGCGGGCGGGATTGGGGGTGCTGGGAGATGTCCAGGTGTTCGTCAGCCGGGGGTCGGGCACCTGGGGGCCGCCTCTTCGCCTGTTCGCTCCGGCAGAGATTCCCGTGTTGGTGTTGCGTAGAAGCTGA
- a CDS encoding citramalate synthase yields MDIKLFDTTLRDGNQARGLSFSLEDKLAIARLLDAFGIHYIEGGWPNPTNQLDVDFFRRAREMEWANARITCFGSTRRPGKSAAEDSGLKHLLDAQCPVVTIFGKSWDLHVDHVLRVDRAENLAMIRDTCEFLKKADREVVYDAEHFFDGYKANPEYAMATLRAAAEGGADWLVLCETNGGMALSWELEEIVRTVGQEIPGVRLGIHAHNDTGTAVSNSLAAVRAGALQVQGTINGIGERCGNANLVTILANLQLKMGHKVVPELSSLRQLSFSVWEIANLSPDIRAPYVGDAAFAHKGGMHIDGVVKVARSFEHVDPSVVGNERELIVSDQGGGALIVSRLVELVPDLDKKDPRVAEILGEIKEMESAGWHFEVAEASFHLLAAKRLGLFDAPFQVTHYRVTEEMGAVDTEATVRVKVGSETAHTAAFGEGPVGALDAALRKAVVRFFPELGAVRLTDYKVRVLEGASGTGSRVRVWVESTDGTRTWATTGVSANIIEASWLALVDSLQYRLFRGAR; encoded by the coding sequence ATGGACATCAAGCTTTTCGACACCACGCTGCGCGACGGGAACCAGGCCCGCGGACTCTCCTTTTCCCTGGAAGACAAGCTGGCGATCGCCCGATTGCTGGACGCGTTCGGCATCCACTACATCGAGGGCGGTTGGCCCAACCCCACCAACCAGCTGGACGTGGACTTCTTCCGCCGCGCCCGCGAAATGGAATGGGCCAACGCGCGGATCACCTGCTTCGGCTCCACCCGCCGTCCGGGAAAAAGCGCGGCCGAAGATTCCGGCCTGAAGCACCTTCTGGATGCCCAATGCCCGGTGGTGACAATATTCGGCAAGTCGTGGGATCTCCACGTGGACCACGTGCTTCGCGTGGATCGTGCGGAAAACCTGGCGATGATCCGCGACACCTGCGAATTCCTGAAGAAGGCGGATCGCGAGGTGGTCTACGACGCGGAGCATTTCTTCGATGGCTACAAGGCCAATCCCGAATACGCGATGGCCACGCTGCGCGCGGCCGCCGAGGGCGGAGCCGACTGGTTGGTGCTGTGCGAAACCAACGGCGGCATGGCCCTTTCCTGGGAGCTGGAAGAAATCGTTCGCACGGTGGGCCAGGAGATCCCCGGGGTCCGGCTTGGCATCCACGCCCACAACGACACGGGCACGGCCGTTTCCAACTCGCTGGCCGCGGTGCGCGCCGGGGCCCTGCAGGTGCAGGGTACCATCAACGGCATCGGGGAACGTTGCGGGAACGCGAACCTGGTGACCATCCTGGCCAACCTCCAGCTGAAGATGGGACACAAGGTGGTCCCGGAGCTTTCCTCCCTGCGGCAATTGTCGTTTTCTGTCTGGGAGATCGCGAACCTCTCGCCCGACATCCGCGCTCCCTACGTGGGCGACGCGGCCTTCGCGCACAAGGGGGGCATGCACATCGACGGGGTGGTCAAGGTGGCCCGGTCCTTCGAACATGTGGATCCGTCGGTGGTGGGCAACGAGCGCGAGCTCATCGTGTCCGACCAGGGCGGGGGAGCGTTGATCGTTTCGCGGTTGGTGGAACTCGTGCCGGACCTGGACAAGAAGGATCCGCGCGTGGCCGAGATCCTGGGCGAGATCAAGGAGATGGAAAGCGCCGGCTGGCATTTCGAAGTCGCCGAAGCCTCCTTCCATTTGCTGGCCGCCAAGCGCCTGGGGTTGTTCGATGCCCCCTTCCAGGTGACCCACTATCGGGTGACGGAAGAAATGGGCGCGGTGGACACCGAAGCCACCGTGCGCGTGAAGGTCGGGTCGGAAACCGCCCACACCGCCGCCTTCGGCGAAGGACCAGTGGGGGCGTTGGACGCGGCCTTGCGCAAGGCGGTGGTGCGGTTCTTCCCCGAGTTGGGTGCGGTCCGGCTGACCGACTACAAGGTGCGCGTCCTGGAAGGCGCCAGCGGAACGGGTTCCAGGGTCCGTGTGTGGGTGGAAAGCACCGACGGCACCCGGACCTGGGCCACCACCGGCGTGAGTGCCAACATCATCGAAGCCTCCTGGCTTGCCTTGGTGGACAGCCTCCAGTACCGGCTGTTTCGCGGAGCGCGCTGA
- a CDS encoding UDP-glucuronosyltransferase, whose amino-acid sequence MRILYGVPSEGMGHATRSKVVVQHLLDQGHDVRIATSDRAHTFLEQSFPGRTFKIEGFHLKYDQGTVSKWASFKLLLKSAPESLKTNLEQFRKVNRDFHPEVIISDFESFTYYFAKVHGLPLVSVDNMQVINRCQLDISVPDAERESYLLAKGIIKAKVPYCDRYLVSAFFQATPCKKNTEIITPILRDKILQAKESRKDHILVYQTSSSQDDMVPGLQSVWREKFLVYGFNRDEGHGNVQLKKFSEDGFIEDLASCKGVITNGGYSLISEAVYLHKPILSFPIGGQFEQFLNGAQVERMGYGRRHETFHSDHVKSFLYDLEKFQEKVATYAQDGNKSTFEAIDRFLASPEVQEELDEEED is encoded by the coding sequence ATGAGGATCCTCTACGGCGTGCCCAGCGAAGGCATGGGACACGCGACCCGCTCGAAGGTCGTTGTCCAGCACCTGCTCGATCAAGGCCACGACGTGCGCATCGCCACTTCCGACCGCGCCCACACGTTCCTGGAGCAATCCTTTCCCGGCCGCACCTTCAAGATCGAAGGGTTCCACCTCAAGTACGACCAGGGCACGGTCTCCAAGTGGGCGTCTTTCAAGCTGCTCCTGAAGTCCGCCCCAGAAAGCCTCAAGACCAACCTCGAACAGTTCCGCAAGGTGAACCGCGATTTCCATCCGGAAGTCATCATCTCCGACTTCGAGTCGTTCACCTACTACTTCGCCAAGGTCCACGGACTGCCGCTGGTGTCGGTGGACAACATGCAGGTGATCAACCGCTGCCAGTTGGACATCTCCGTTCCCGACGCCGAGCGCGAGAGCTACCTGTTGGCCAAGGGCATCATCAAGGCCAAGGTCCCCTACTGCGACCGCTACCTGGTGAGCGCGTTCTTCCAGGCCACGCCTTGCAAGAAGAACACGGAGATCATCACCCCCATCCTGCGCGACAAAATCCTGCAAGCCAAGGAAAGCCGCAAGGACCACATCCTGGTCTACCAGACATCGTCGTCACAGGACGACATGGTTCCGGGTCTGCAATCCGTGTGGCGCGAAAAATTCCTGGTCTACGGCTTCAACCGCGACGAAGGCCACGGCAACGTGCAGCTCAAGAAATTCTCCGAAGACGGGTTCATCGAGGATCTGGCCAGTTGCAAAGGCGTGATCACCAACGGTGGCTACAGCCTGATTTCGGAAGCCGTGTATCTGCACAAGCCCATCCTCTCGTTTCCGATCGGTGGGCAGTTCGAACAGTTCCTCAACGGCGCGCAGGTGGAGCGGATGGGCTACGGCCGGCGCCACGAGACGTTCCATTCAGACCATGTGAAGTCGTTTTTGTACGACCTCGAGAAGTTCCAGGAGAAGGTCGCCACCTACGCCCAGGACGGCAACAAGAGCACCTTCGAGGCCATCGACCGGTTCCTCGCCTCGCCCGAGGTCCAGGAAGAACTGGACGAAGAAGAGGACTAG
- a CDS encoding glutathionylspermidine synthase family protein gives MKRVSSPARHDWRDTARECGFQFHTIEGDLYWDESVRYEFSLTEIERDLEDPTQELHDMCMDLVDQLVRDPEQLSKVGVPKEQWDFVCDSWKRGDPHLYGRMDFSYDGTGPAKLLELNYDTPTSLYEASFFQWVWMEQMRERGDLPEGVDQFNRLHEDLLDVMAHLRALAGAPNPDEPAFVFTAVAESDEDRGTTQYIQDLASQAGFPTRFLDIFDIGVDAEGRLTDTSDEVIQRVFKLYPWEWLFAEDFAKHLATSPTAWLEPPWKSILSNKGILPLLWERHPNHPNLLESRFEEVPGKELPAGWVRKPVHSREGSNIRIRPPRGAEIVVDGPYGEGPAIWQAYHPLPHFDGRYALVGSWVIGDRASGIGMREDSTLITRDTSRFVPHVIV, from the coding sequence CTGAAGAGAGTCTCTTCGCCGGCCCGCCACGACTGGCGGGACACGGCTCGCGAGTGCGGGTTCCAGTTCCATACCATCGAGGGCGACCTCTATTGGGATGAATCCGTCCGCTATGAATTTTCCCTGACAGAAATCGAACGCGATCTGGAAGACCCCACCCAGGAATTGCACGACATGTGCATGGACTTGGTGGATCAACTCGTGCGCGATCCCGAGCAGCTGTCGAAGGTGGGGGTTCCGAAGGAACAGTGGGATTTCGTGTGCGATTCCTGGAAGCGCGGCGATCCCCACCTGTACGGGCGCATGGATTTCTCCTACGACGGCACCGGCCCCGCCAAGCTCCTGGAACTCAATTACGACACACCCACTTCGCTCTACGAAGCCTCCTTCTTCCAATGGGTGTGGATGGAGCAGATGCGAGAGCGTGGCGATCTGCCGGAAGGTGTGGACCAGTTCAATCGCCTCCACGAAGACCTGCTGGACGTGATGGCCCATCTGCGAGCCCTGGCGGGTGCCCCGAATCCCGACGAACCCGCATTCGTCTTCACCGCCGTCGCCGAGTCCGACGAAGATCGCGGAACCACCCAATACATCCAGGATCTTGCCTCGCAGGCGGGTTTCCCCACCAGGTTTCTGGATATCTTCGACATCGGAGTGGATGCCGAAGGGCGCTTGACCGATACATCCGATGAAGTCATCCAACGGGTCTTCAAGCTGTACCCGTGGGAATGGCTATTTGCCGAAGACTTCGCCAAGCACCTGGCCACCTCGCCCACGGCATGGCTGGAGCCGCCTTGGAAGTCGATCCTATCCAACAAGGGCATTCTGCCTCTGCTGTGGGAACGCCACCCCAACCATCCCAATCTGTTGGAATCCAGGTTCGAAGAGGTGCCAGGCAAAGAGTTGCCTGCAGGCTGGGTGCGCAAGCCCGTGCATTCGCGCGAAGGTTCGAACATTCGCATCCGTCCCCCCCGCGGCGCGGAAATCGTGGTGGATGGGCCCTACGGCGAAGGGCCGGCGATCTGGCAGGCTTACCACCCTTTGCCTCATTTCGACGGGCGCTACGCGCTGGTGGGCAGTTGGGTGATCGGCGACCGGGCCTCGGGGATCGGCATGCGGGAAGATTCCACCCTCATCACCCGGGACACCTCGCGGTTTGTTCCGCATGTGATTGTCTGA